One genomic region from Bactrocera tryoni isolate S06 chromosome 3, CSIRO_BtryS06_freeze2, whole genome shotgun sequence encodes:
- the LOC120770988 gene encoding NADH dehydrogenase [ubiquinone] 1 alpha subcomplex subunit 6-like, translated as MAGREAVRKAVQQVRPILSVDREEARKRALNLYKAWYRQIPYIVMDYDIPKSVEECRTKLREEFERHRNVTDVRVVDMLVIKGQMELKETVEIWKQKGHIMRYWKESQDPKPTDFLSKFLQGVN; from the exons ATGGCCGGACGTGAAGCTGTAAGAAAAGCTGTGCAACAAGTGCGTCCCATCTTGTCGGTGGATCGTGAGGAGGCGCGCAAACGTGCACTCAATCTCTACAAAGCCTGGTATCGGCAAATTCCTTATATTG TCATGGACTATGACATCCCCAAATCGGTGGAAGAGTGCCGCACTAAACTGCGTGAAGAATTCGAAAGGCATCGTAATGTGACCGATGTGCGCGTCGTTGATATGCTGGTCATAAAG GGTCAAATGGAGCTGAAAGAGACAGTAGAAATTTGGAAGCAAAAGGGGCACATAATGCGTTACTGGAAGGAAAGTCAAGATCCCAAACCCACTGACTTCTTGTCGAAATTCTTGCAAGGTGTGAATTAG
- the LOC120770986 gene encoding F-box/LRR-repeat protein 7-like isoform X2, translated as MMSAVFTAENFAVSEDADNQNFSMKHNKAYTEDNVLVYNIFVYSIPKHFTENDVRDYFTTFGNVIDVKLVPDKKKSRRAAPKVGFVNFSDPENAASALGKNSHRLQGWRIGVKAGDSWNQPNAEKACSVKVRNSWFQPTITSVPTDGTNFTSLNDDCLEIIFGMLELKEQVRFARVCQRFHDIFQMHCKREFKNFDLSKMVNMTLWEMRDFFRFAGENIESIYGSVPYKNRKRIVEFIRTFCTKLKIIKLDDSKMHGDCLKKLLRRFPHLQALTLRDCALSDVCIETMTHLKHLETLELPENYELTGKFISKLTQLKVLNLYGCCNIQTSHLVDICESLPNLKSLDIRRCERLSPALFDVMIEHCKELEILKMSCPEFPYERVALLPRLKQLELLYYSLYGTSQKRLLAELVAHKADQLEVLKIVAKNTLTDEHIDLISELRQLKVLFVANNPAVNDNALDAFCKLQQLEELTIKGCGNITNRALLRLVKSCKQLRQLNIQFCKKITMEFLLETIRILKATEQRKKTLQLIVYGTSMDYYGVAECEEYKEAAAQSLVKVIFHASNKDLGLEEGVDIYNIWDGEHWVDDDDDLTDDDDYDDDDDDDLHFPDSDMDDDDINFVYNVFGVYPPGEDINDIIW; from the exons ATGATGTCCGCAGTCTTCACAGCTGAAAATTTTGCGGTCTCAGAAGATGCAGACAATCAAAATTTCTCTATGAAACATAATAAAGCTTATACAGAAGACAATGTGCTGGTTtacaatatatttgtatacagcATACCAAAACAT TTTACAGAAAACGATGTACGCGATTATTTTACAACTTTTGGTAATGTGATTGATGTAAAACTTGTCCCGGACAAAAAGAAATCTCGACGTGCAGCACCCAAAGTAGGGTTTGTGAACTTTTCGGACCCGGAAAATGCCGCCAG CGCCCTGGGAAAAAATAGTCATCGTTTGCAAGGCTGGCGTATCGGTGTGAAAGCTGGTGACAGCTGGAATCAGCCCAATGCAGAAAAAGCATGTAGTGTTAAGGTACGCAATAGCTGGTTTCAACCCACTATTACATCAGTACCGACAGATGGCACCAATTTTACTTCGTTGAATGATGAttgtttagaaataattttcggTATGTTGGAGTTGAAAGAACAAGTACGTTTTGCACGTGTATGTCAGCGCTTCCACGacattttccaaatgcattgcaaACGCGAATTCAAAAACTTCGATCTGAGTAAAATGGTTAATATGACTTTATGGGAAATGCGTGATTTCTTTCGTTTTGCtggtgaaaatattgaaagcatATACGGCAGCGTGCCGTATAAAAATCGCAAGCGAATTGTTGAATTTATCAGAACATTTTGTACAAagctaaaaattattaaactggATGATAGTAAAATGCATGGAGACTGCCTGAAAAAACTATTGCGTCGTTTTCCACATTTGCAAGCCTTGACGCTACGTGATTGTGCTTTAAGCGACGTCTGCATAGAGACCATGACACATTTAAAGCATTTAGAAACTCTCGAACTCCCGGAAAATTATGAATTGACgg GTAAATTCATAAGCAAACTGACACAACTGAAGGTACTGAATTTATACGGTTGTTGTAATATACAAACTTCACATTTGGTCGATATTTGCGAATCACTGCCAAACTTAAAATCTCTGGACATACGCCGTTGTGAACGGCTATCGCCCGCACTTTTCGACGTTATGATAGAACATTGCAAAgaattggaaattttaaaaatgtcttGCCCCGAGTTTCCATATGAACGTGTCGCATTATTGCCACGACTAAAACAGCTAGAATTGCTTTATTACTCTCTCTACGGTACATCACAGAAGCGTCTCTTGGCTGAACTTGTCGCCCACAAGGCTGATCAATTGGAGGTTTTGAAAATTGTTGCCAAAAATACACTTACTGACGAGCATATTGATCTAATATCGGAGTTGAGACAGTTGAAAGTACTGTTTGTCGCCAACAATCCGGCAGTGAACGATAACGCACTCGACGCATTTTGTAAATTGCAACAACTCGAAGAGTTGACAATCAAAGGCTGTGGTAACATAACAAACCGCGCACTTTTGCGGCTGGTGAAAAGCTGCAAACAACTACGTCAGTTGAACAtacaattttgcaaaaaaataaccatggaGTTTCTGCTAGAAACTATACGCATATTAAAAGCTACAGAACAACGCAAAAAAACATTACAGCTCATAGTCTATGGTACATCTATGGATTACTATGGTGTGGCTGAG TGTGAAGAATACAAAGAAGCTGCGGCGCAGTCTTTGGTTAAAGTTATCTTCCACGCTTCAAATAAGGATTTAGGTTTAGAAGAAGGTGTCGACATTTATAATATCTGGGATGGAGAGCATTGGGTTGACGATGATGACGATCTAACCGATGATGATGattatgatgatgatgacgatgacgatTTACATTTTCCTGATTCGGATATGGACGATGATGACATCAATTTCGTTTACAATGTATTTGGAGTATATCCACCTGGTGAAG ATATCAATGATATAATTTGGTGA
- the LOC120770986 gene encoding F-box/LRR-repeat protein 7-like isoform X1 produces MSVFDVLALREYSHASFMMSAVFTAENFAVSEDADNQNFSMKHNKAYTEDNVLVYNIFVYSIPKHFTENDVRDYFTTFGNVIDVKLVPDKKKSRRAAPKVGFVNFSDPENAASALGKNSHRLQGWRIGVKAGDSWNQPNAEKACSVKVRNSWFQPTITSVPTDGTNFTSLNDDCLEIIFGMLELKEQVRFARVCQRFHDIFQMHCKREFKNFDLSKMVNMTLWEMRDFFRFAGENIESIYGSVPYKNRKRIVEFIRTFCTKLKIIKLDDSKMHGDCLKKLLRRFPHLQALTLRDCALSDVCIETMTHLKHLETLELPENYELTGKFISKLTQLKVLNLYGCCNIQTSHLVDICESLPNLKSLDIRRCERLSPALFDVMIEHCKELEILKMSCPEFPYERVALLPRLKQLELLYYSLYGTSQKRLLAELVAHKADQLEVLKIVAKNTLTDEHIDLISELRQLKVLFVANNPAVNDNALDAFCKLQQLEELTIKGCGNITNRALLRLVKSCKQLRQLNIQFCKKITMEFLLETIRILKATEQRKKTLQLIVYGTSMDYYGVAECEEYKEAAAQSLVKVIFHASNKDLGLEEGVDIYNIWDGEHWVDDDDDLTDDDDYDDDDDDDLHFPDSDMDDDDINFVYNVFGVYPPGEDINDIIW; encoded by the exons ATGTCCGTTTTTGATGTTTTAGCATTACGCGAGTACTCGCACGCTTCATTTATGATGTCCGCAGTCTTCACAGCTGAAAATTTTGCGGTCTCAGAAGATGCAGACAATCAAAATTTCTCTATGAAACATAATAAAGCTTATACAGAAGACAATGTGCTGGTTtacaatatatttgtatacagcATACCAAAACAT TTTACAGAAAACGATGTACGCGATTATTTTACAACTTTTGGTAATGTGATTGATGTAAAACTTGTCCCGGACAAAAAGAAATCTCGACGTGCAGCACCCAAAGTAGGGTTTGTGAACTTTTCGGACCCGGAAAATGCCGCCAG CGCCCTGGGAAAAAATAGTCATCGTTTGCAAGGCTGGCGTATCGGTGTGAAAGCTGGTGACAGCTGGAATCAGCCCAATGCAGAAAAAGCATGTAGTGTTAAGGTACGCAATAGCTGGTTTCAACCCACTATTACATCAGTACCGACAGATGGCACCAATTTTACTTCGTTGAATGATGAttgtttagaaataattttcggTATGTTGGAGTTGAAAGAACAAGTACGTTTTGCACGTGTATGTCAGCGCTTCCACGacattttccaaatgcattgcaaACGCGAATTCAAAAACTTCGATCTGAGTAAAATGGTTAATATGACTTTATGGGAAATGCGTGATTTCTTTCGTTTTGCtggtgaaaatattgaaagcatATACGGCAGCGTGCCGTATAAAAATCGCAAGCGAATTGTTGAATTTATCAGAACATTTTGTACAAagctaaaaattattaaactggATGATAGTAAAATGCATGGAGACTGCCTGAAAAAACTATTGCGTCGTTTTCCACATTTGCAAGCCTTGACGCTACGTGATTGTGCTTTAAGCGACGTCTGCATAGAGACCATGACACATTTAAAGCATTTAGAAACTCTCGAACTCCCGGAAAATTATGAATTGACgg GTAAATTCATAAGCAAACTGACACAACTGAAGGTACTGAATTTATACGGTTGTTGTAATATACAAACTTCACATTTGGTCGATATTTGCGAATCACTGCCAAACTTAAAATCTCTGGACATACGCCGTTGTGAACGGCTATCGCCCGCACTTTTCGACGTTATGATAGAACATTGCAAAgaattggaaattttaaaaatgtcttGCCCCGAGTTTCCATATGAACGTGTCGCATTATTGCCACGACTAAAACAGCTAGAATTGCTTTATTACTCTCTCTACGGTACATCACAGAAGCGTCTCTTGGCTGAACTTGTCGCCCACAAGGCTGATCAATTGGAGGTTTTGAAAATTGTTGCCAAAAATACACTTACTGACGAGCATATTGATCTAATATCGGAGTTGAGACAGTTGAAAGTACTGTTTGTCGCCAACAATCCGGCAGTGAACGATAACGCACTCGACGCATTTTGTAAATTGCAACAACTCGAAGAGTTGACAATCAAAGGCTGTGGTAACATAACAAACCGCGCACTTTTGCGGCTGGTGAAAAGCTGCAAACAACTACGTCAGTTGAACAtacaattttgcaaaaaaataaccatggaGTTTCTGCTAGAAACTATACGCATATTAAAAGCTACAGAACAACGCAAAAAAACATTACAGCTCATAGTCTATGGTACATCTATGGATTACTATGGTGTGGCTGAG TGTGAAGAATACAAAGAAGCTGCGGCGCAGTCTTTGGTTAAAGTTATCTTCCACGCTTCAAATAAGGATTTAGGTTTAGAAGAAGGTGTCGACATTTATAATATCTGGGATGGAGAGCATTGGGTTGACGATGATGACGATCTAACCGATGATGATGattatgatgatgatgacgatgacgatTTACATTTTCCTGATTCGGATATGGACGATGATGACATCAATTTCGTTTACAATGTATTTGGAGTATATCCACCTGGTGAAG ATATCAATGATATAATTTGGTGA
- the LOC120770987 gene encoding uncharacterized protein LOC120770987, protein MENLFTKSNNNVNLLTLNDYCLEKIFQHLDLRQQLRLSLCHSRLDKIFTYMICPRLQRTFYLEELLQFSTWEQRQFLKSVGIYMERFVIAKEYQGFKSIRNIRALLQEFHLRIKSLYIIAWMPVQYRTLLTSLQLSYIGELEMYRCKLKDKDLKYFLKLPNLKVLGLACNYSIKGTYLKCFGKLERLSLYHCWNISNDEFSQCCRHLQLSYLDIRSSIRTTETVVDLCKNLDTIKLSGFIEDIVKLPKLRSLEVDHSNSPITIRFYNALVEHHADNLRELKLTGKTYLILPTVARIVRLHKLRTLWLGDHAYNGSEQVVQLVTKLSDLEEISLHYSLRIRDQHLLPLIIKCTKLKRINLRMCRYITNNFIWSTLEILSKRIAAAQPLVILVYGTRIKADILRSSVYHKNRHLLKLLFHADKPLTGLVNEGSSFEINDFELNRTTIDTIDVEFMNDSSEENSIGEQH, encoded by the exons atggaaaatttatttacgaAGTCCAACAACAATGTGAATTTACTTACTTTAAACGATTACTGTTTAGAAAAGATTTTTCAACATCTTGACTTGCGTCAGCAATTGCGTCTTTCGTTATGCCATTCACGTTTGGATAAGATCTTCACATATATGATTTGTCCACGTTTACAACGAACGTTTTATTTGGAAGagcttttacaattttcaacATGGGAGCAGCGTCAGTTTCTTAAATCCGTGGGTATATATATGGAACGATTTGTAATTGCAAAAGAATACCAAGGCTTTAAGTCTATAAGGAACATACGTGCCTTATTGCAAGAGTTCCATTTACGTATAAAAAGCCTATATATTATCGCATGGATGCCGGTGCAATATAGGACGCTTCTTACTTCGTTACAACTAAGCTATATAGGTGAATTGGAAATGTATCGATGTAAATTAAAAGACAAAGATTTGAAATACTTCCTTAAATTACCCAATCTCAAAGTTCTCGGTTTGGCGTGTAATTATTCCATAAAGGGCACATATTTAAAGTGTTTCGGAAAATTGGAAAGATTAAGCTTATACCATTGTTGGAACATTTCCAACGATGAATTTTCTCAGTGTTGTCGGCATTTGCAGCTTAGCTACTTAGACATACGTAGTAGCATTCGTACTACGGAAACAGTTGTagatttgtgcaaaaatttggATACAATAAAATTGTCGGGTTTCATTGAAGATATTGTCAAATTACCAAAATTAAGGTCACTGGAGGTAGATCACTCCAACTCGCcg ATTACAATCCGTTTTTATAATGCTCTTGTCGAACATCATGCTGATAATTTACGCGAGTTAAAATTGACTGGTAAAACATACCTAATACTTCCAACCGTGGCTAGAATTGTACGTTTGCACAAATTACGTACCTTATGGTTAGGAGATCATGCATACAACGGATCAGAACAAGTTGTCCAACTTGTTACAAAACTGAGTGATTTGGAAGAGATCAGCTTACATTATTCCCTACGTATTAGAGATCAACATTTACTGCCGCTCATAATTAAATGTACCAAATTGAAACGTATCAATCTACGTATGTGTCGTTATatcacaaataattttatttggagCACATTAGAAATACTATCAAAGCGTATAGCTGCAGCCCAGCCACTCGTTATTTTAGTTTACGGTACACGCATCAAAGCTGATATTTTACGG TCTTCTGTTTATCATAAAAACCGTCACTTGTTGAAATTATTGTTTCATGCCGATAAACCGCTGACGGGTCTTGTAAATGAAGGCAGTTCatttgaaattaatgattttgagCTGAATCGTACTACCATTGATACTATTGATGTTGAATTCATGAATGATTCGTCTGAAGAGAACAGCATTGGAGAACAGCATTGA
- the LOC120770962 gene encoding uncharacterized protein LOC120770962 translates to MDADTVLERTAPRDYRLVCRTCLASDAEFYKLDSPIFLEDDDTDEKPVSFMECLRYCTRLGDNDDSEKLNFPIYICTECSASLQVSYNFIRNALEAHEILRQKLSENTDMQLKKHKVQRKNGIMDEDGRKSAGLEDGVESDAAKMRFRCKICNEKVETKKTLKEHIKLHLDIISYCCELCSFECKKRTLLFDHYKLAHNTQATRDQLKPKTKQPMKKEQEIDSEDPITQEMEKIHNTQINEEYLNQTKYTVPEEELDMKLFLTPASSNGSAAAAYVEAAAAATAVDVPAELHEHRSSITKDLHQYGTDQFNITANELSVGNEFIVMADGTVEEVMGNGVVIEYINAADDGVTLDNGLVLDNIMQVQQTGDAEQMDMDVDDIIIEENVGGNDLSLSSLASISMGPETTVQTLQNIEDELPPPSIISVNSLVAAKRIKCKICTSNFQTQDQLKTHMLTHNEIPHFFCDQCTFYTFFKIDLTQHYKTKHKLQPTQKQLQPKNKVRPNDKFGDLKHIYACDLCLFETRIKSHLRRHYLSQHQEEATEVQLRPTIDESADLTAPDMSPPESLNKQRGGKTLRPDYIKGLNCKKCSKTFYWREKLKEHYRQHSLEESNGIDASVGVGAATTGVIEISAPGTSLLKHHTFQYHMPQHDNNNVNTIIDATNIAHNNNYNSTVDASVIDAQAIVDAAVAEAQAASMQLNMQMNQPAPDIIMDIPAVTSISSTTTVPLATTTVNANDVNVMQQQAVTVMAGYACPQIPSDAIPQVVETDTTIDNSELDFVFNDALFEDFEEDENEDEENEEDDGTDFQDLLLTSDDDFDDMLQDQQQQQHDAGVEAGGGAAVNSSNYQPYCVHCNKKFLSQYQFENHMFVHRGLAPYRCEMCTNLYNTKRALIRHYRAVHKRIPTRDMIQAKGDKVVVDHTPIEHLNLIEQKAVTLMCAKCPYESVELQVMQMHLNTIHGLVDENYILQKLPFECPRCIRSYATRARLIRHLERSHSVATIIQQQRPTSNTMRNQQQQQSYITIKDMSKTTVATTTAAAALSTSAIAVTTTTLTTTNSSCGRGIRTHSYQYNYNNNGADDVDVNEKDVGIGVGVHGGGDGIEDNNNNNSNNDATTTTTKQATLKSKSTTTRDKQKSTETTTKTTNATTTSATASATNTINAVDKIIGYDSIYHELHENNELFDEYACGMCSQSWRTAAELHAHECIRAVDNSSNATTVAVRTASESVGLINSERSLYLFKCDICHCNYKSSELLKHHMKRHTARKFSCNHCPKTYINRSELKFHQLTHTGEKPHKCELCPKQFRYPHHLKRHYDVVHLGKRARCPVEGCGRTFTTQAQLKIHSWIHDGNEPYRCKYCRETFKKREYLRKHTRRVHKCDLTEEEIAEIYRQSVGHTNPHDFTVSLSNGRMLRRSDLELAAQRPHEYANDLGAETAVTTAAAEVAAVSTVKTDIDASNALSPLLASNTHNNMNMKFGMGVEEEDEHATGSVSHVSQSSTSLSTHEESIHTYILPGMEEHGQLPHFKLENSGSF, encoded by the exons ATGGACGCTGACACCGTACTGGAAAGAACGGCGCCAAGGGATTACAGGCTCGTTTGTAGAACGTGCCTTGCTTCCGATGCCGAATTTTACAAACTCGATTCACCAATATTCTTAGAAGATGACGATACGGACGAAAAACCCGTCAGCTTTATGGAATGCTTGCGTTACTGTACACGTTTGGGCGATAATGATGATagtgaaaaattgaattttccaatttacatatgtactgaATGCAGTGCATCCTTGCAAGTGTCCTACAATTTTATACGAAATGCACTTGAAGCACATGAAATTTTACGtcaaaaattgagtgaaaatacTGATATGCAACTTAAAAAACACAAAGTTCAGCGTAAAAATGGTATTATGGACGAAGATGGGCGCAAAAGTGCGGGGTTAGAAGACGGTGTA GAGTCGGATGCGGCAAAAATGCGTTTTCGGTGTAAAATATGCAATGAGAAAGTcgaaacaaagaaaacattaaaagaaCACATCAAATTGCATTTAG ATATAATTTCTTATTGCTGTGAACTGTGTAGTTTTGAATGCAAGAAAAGAACTTTACTATTTGATCATTATAAATTAGCGCATAACACCCAAGCGACGCGCGATCagttaaaaccaaaaacaaaacagccTATGAAAAAAGAACAAGAAATCGATAGTGAAGATCCAATAACACAAGAAATGGAGAAAATACACAACACACAAATAAACGAAGAGTATTTGAATCAAACCAAATACACAGTACCGGAAGAGGAATTAGATATGAAGTTATTTTTAACACCTGCCAGTAGTAATGGATCAGCGGCAGCGGCATATGTTGAAGCGGCCGCAGCTGCAACTGCTGTTGATGTGCCTGCTGAATTGCACGAGCACAGATCTAGCATAACGAAGGATTTGCACCAGTATGGCACAGATCAATTCAATATAACCGCAAATGAGTTAAGCGTGGGAAATGAATTTATCGTTATGGCGGATGGTACAGTGGAGGAAGTCATGGGCAACG GTGTTGTCATCGAATACATTAATGCTGCGGATGATGGTGTAACATTGGATAACGGTTTGGTCTTGGACAATATTATGCAAGTGCAACAAACTGGCGATGCTGAACAAATGGATATGGATGTTGATGATATTATAATAGAAGAAAATGTTGGTGGTAATGATTTATCTCTCTCCAGTCTGGCATCCATTTCGATGGGACCTGAGACCACAGTGCAGA CGCTACAAAATATTGAAGATGAATTGCCGCCACCCTCAATAATATCTGTAAATAGCTTAGTTGCCGCTAAGCGTATTAAGTGTAAGATTTGCACCAGTAACTTTCAGACACAAGATCAACTTAAAACTCACATGCTAACGCATAATG AAATACCGCACTTCTTTTGCGACCAGTGCACGTTTTACACTTTCTTTAAGATTGATTTAACACAACATTACAAAACCAAACACAAGCTGCAGCcaacacaaaaacaactgcAACCGAAAAATAAAGTGAGACCGAACGACAAATTTGGCGATCTTAAACATATATACGCATGCGATTTGTGTCTCTTCGAAACACGTATAAAGTCGCACTTACGCCGCCATTATTTGAGTCAGCATCAAGAAGAGGCGACCGAAGTGCAATTACGACCGACAATCG atgaATCAGCTGATTTAACGGCACCTGATATGTCACCGCCAGAATCACTAAACAAACAGCGTGGTGGTAAAACGTTACGCCCAGATTATATCAAAGgtttaaattgtaaaaagtgttcaaaaacattttattggcGCGAAAAGCTCAAAGAACATTATAGACAACACAGTTTGGAAGAGAGCAATGGCATAGATGCATCAGTTGGCGTTGGCGCAGCTACAACCGGCGTAATAGAGATATCTGCGCCGGGTACAAGTTTACTAAAACACCATACATTTCAATACCACATGCCTCAACatgataataataatgtaaacaCCATAATCGATGCAACAAATATCGCtcacaacaacaattataacaGCACTGTTGATGCCAGTGTAATTGACGCACAAGCAATTGTCGACGCAGCCGTGGCGGAAGCTCAAGCCGCTTCTATGCAACTGAACATGCAAATGAATCAGCCAGCGCCGGACATTATAATGGATATACCAGCAGTGACGTCAATTTCCAGCACCACCACAGTGCCGCTGGCTACAACGACTGTTAATGCGAACGATGTCAATGTCATGCAACAGCAAGCTGTAACGGTAATGGCCGGCTATGCTTGTCCACAAATACCATCGGATGCCATACCGCAAGTGGTTGAAACGGATACAACCATAGATAATAGCGAAttggattttgtttttaatgatgCGCTTTTCGAAGATTTCGAAGAAGACGAAAATGAGGACGAAGAGAATGAAGAGGATGATGGCACGGACTTTCAAGACTTGCTGCTCACAAGTGATGACGACTTCGACGATATGTTACAggatcagcagcaacaacagcatgaTGCGGGCGTTGAGGCTGGTGGTGGCGCAGCGGTGAACAGCAGCAATTATCAGCCATATTGTGTGCACtgcaataaaaagtttttaagtcAATATCAATTTGAAAATCACATGTTCGTGCATCGTG GTTTAGCCCCATACCGCTGTGAAATGTGCACTAATTTGTATAATACGAAGCGTGCACTGATTCGCCACTATCGCGCGGTGCATAAACGTATACCAACGAGGGATATGATACAAGCTAAGGGAGACAAAG ttgttgtggaTCACACGCCGATTGAACATTTGAATCTGATTGAACAAAAAG cggTGACTTTAATGTGTGCGAAATGCCCTTACGAATCGGTTGAATTGCAAGTTATGCAAATGCATTTGAACACCATACATGGCCTTGTTGATG AGAACTACATACTACAAA AATTACCGTTTGAATGTCCACGTTGCATCCGTTCATATGCGACGAGAGCGCGTCTGATACGCCATTTGGAGCGCAGTCATTCGGTGGCGActataatacaacaacaacgcccCACAAGTAACACTATgcgaaatcaacaacaacaacaatcatatataacaataaaagaCATGTCTAAAAccacagtagcaacaacaacagcagctgcagCGTTATCCACATCTGCCATAgcagtgacaacaacaacattaacaacgaCCAATTCAAGTTGCG GCCGAGGCATAAGAACGCATTCATATcaatacaactacaacaacaatggcgcTGATGATGTTGATGTCAACGAAAAAGATGTTGGTATTGGTGTTGGCGTTCATGGTGGTGGTGATGGTAttgaagacaacaacaacaacaacagcaacaatgatgCAACCACAACTACAACTAAACAAGCAACGCTTAAATCTAAATCTACAACCACCAGGGACAAGCAGAAATccacagaaacaacaacaaaaacaacaaatgctaCGACAACAAGTGCAACTGCAAGTGCCACAAACACCATCAATGCAGTTGACAAAATAATCGGCTATGATAGTATATACCATGAATTGCATGAAAACAACGAACTCTTCGATGAATATGCCTGTGGCATGTGTTCGCAAAGTTGGCGCACCGCAGCCGAATTGCATGCACACGAATGCATACGAGCGGTGGACAACAGCAGCAACGCTACCACTGTGGCCGTACGCACGGCCAGCGAGTCTGTAGGCCTTATCAATTCGGAACGTTCACTATATCTCTTCAAATGCGATATATGCCATTGCAATTACAAGTCCAGTGAATTACTGAAACATCACATGAAACGTCATACGGCGCGCAAATTTAGCTGCAATCACTGTCCGAAAACCTATATCAATCGCAGCGAATTGAAATTCCATCAACTCACCCATACGGGCGAGAAGCCGCACAAGTGTGAGTTGTGCCCGAAACAGTTTCGTTATCCGCATCATTTGAAACGACATTACGATGTTGTACATTTGGGCAAGCGTGCACGCTGTCCCGTGGAGGGTTGCGGCCGCACATTCACCACGCAAGCACAATTAAAGATACATTCGTGGATACACGACGGCAATGAACCGTATCGCTGCAAGTACTGTAGGGAAACGTTCAAGAAACGCGAATA ttTACGTAAACACACGCGCCGTGTCCACAAATGCGATCTAACTGAGGAGGAAATTGCCGAAATTTATCGCCAAAGTGTTGGTCACACCAATCCGCACGATTTCACAGTGTCACTCTCCAATGGGCGCATGTTGCGGCGTTCAGATCTCGAATTGGCCGCCCAGCGTCCTCACGAATATGCAAACGATTTGGGCGCCGAAACAGCAGTGACCACAGCCGCCGCAGAGGTAGCTGCCGTTAGCACCGTTAAAACGGACATCGATGCATCGAACGCACTCTCACCGCTACTAGCATCCAATACACATaataatatgaatatgaaattcGGCATGGGCGTTGAGGAGGAGGATGAGCATGCTACTGGCTCCGTATCGCATGTCTCGCAGAGCAGCACTTCCTTGTCCACGCATGAGGAAAGCATACACACCTACATCTTGCCCGGCATGGAAGAGCACGGCCAGTTGCCACATTTCAAACTCGAAAATTCTGGCTCATTTTGA